One region of Candidatus Micrarchaeum acidiphilum ARMAN-2 genomic DNA includes:
- a CDS encoding CMP/dCMP deaminase zinc-binding — protein sequence MAIRIRSETDRAEIKEEVEKALYAKEHLAMTFRSSVGYAVRTYDGKIYTGANIETYGQDGGIHAERMAVYRAHLDGYNGTDLKRLTGVFTDAGTKINQPVTPPCLPCQSMLLEFAHPYIQIVKADAGGNVVYEALLADFYKENPLTTIFPTVTTRLGKPRSNMDAKLPLNRELEVYYINDSAFRIVTNGIFHAEKPQLSISRLYDNISEAWSAETSADPERWSRDNPAWGQCAITAAVVYDHFGGRILRTEVRGVEGVSSHYYNQLPDGRFVDFTKQQFDSGATFENEQERTKEYIISYPKTKERYDLLLRRMAKV from the coding sequence ATGGCAATAAGAATACGCAGCGAGACCGACCGTGCCGAGATAAAAGAAGAGGTAGAAAAGGCACTATATGCGAAAGAACATTTGGCAATGACATTCAGATCAAGCGTGGGATATGCAGTCAGAACATACGACGGTAAGATATATACCGGAGCCAATATAGAAACATATGGCCAGGACGGCGGCATTCACGCCGAAAGGATGGCAGTCTATAGGGCGCATTTGGATGGTTACAACGGCACTGACTTAAAGAGGCTTACCGGAGTATTTACGGATGCCGGAACTAAAATTAACCAGCCAGTTACACCGCCTTGCCTGCCATGCCAGAGCATGCTGCTTGAATTTGCTCATCCTTACATCCAGATAGTAAAAGCCGACGCAGGAGGCAACGTAGTGTATGAAGCGCTGCTTGCGGACTTTTACAAGGAAAATCCTCTCACTACAATTTTTCCCACAGTAACTACAAGATTAGGTAAACCCAGGTCTAACATGGATGCAAAGCTTCCATTGAATCGGGAGCTTGAAGTATACTACATAAATGATAGCGCTTTCAGAATTGTTACAAATGGGATATTCCATGCGGAGAAGCCGCAATTGAGCATAAGCAGACTTTATGATAATATTTCAGAAGCATGGTCGGCCGAAACAAGCGCTGATCCGGAAAGATGGAGTAGAGACAATCCAGCATGGGGGCAGTGCGCCATAACTGCCGCAGTCGTGTACGATCATTTCGGCGGTAGAATACTGCGCACAGAAGTTCGGGGCGTTGAAGGCGTCAGCTCCCACTATTATAATCAACTGCCGGATGGCAGGTTTGTAGATTTCACTAAGCAGCAGTTTGACAGCGGCGCAACATTTGAAAACGAGCAGGAGCGCACCAAGGAGTATATAATCTCATATCCAAAGACTAAGGAAAGGTACGATCTGCTTTTGAGGAGGATGGCCAAGGTGTAG
- a CDS encoding short-chain dehydrogenase/reductase SDR: MKVLIVGCSGGIGSEISAQLHNSGYELIGIDREKPGQTDIFSRFYKTDLRATGEVLAACRKAKSAGNLWAIIYVAGIYPIVAAEDYGIALWDEVHSVNVRSAFIIFKELAPRIQKGGRIVTIVSGAAHVGSRDLAYSASKAGLLGLTKSLALNLAKKGILVNAVCPGVIETKMSARMNPRDVEAYKKKILLGRKGSPAEVAVAVEYLLNPKNTYMTGATIDVNGGLYLR; this comes from the coding sequence ATGAAAGTGCTGATAGTGGGATGTTCTGGCGGAATAGGTAGTGAAATATCTGCGCAGCTCCATAATAGTGGATACGAGCTCATAGGCATTGACAGGGAAAAGCCCGGGCAGACAGATATCTTTTCCAGATTCTACAAAACCGACCTGCGTGCAACGGGCGAAGTCCTTGCTGCATGCCGCAAGGCAAAGAGCGCCGGGAATCTTTGGGCTATCATATATGTAGCCGGAATATATCCTATCGTGGCGGCCGAAGACTATGGCATAGCGCTGTGGGACGAAGTGCACAGCGTAAACGTGAGGAGCGCATTTATAATATTCAAGGAGCTTGCGCCGCGCATACAGAAGGGAGGCAGGATAGTCACGATAGTGTCGGGTGCCGCGCACGTGGGCAGCAGGGATCTTGCATATTCTGCTTCAAAGGCCGGGCTGCTGGGCCTTACGAAGAGCCTCGCTTTAAACCTAGCCAAAAAAGGGATTTTGGTAAATGCCGTGTGTCCTGGGGTAATAGAAACGAAGATGTCTGCGCGCATGAATCCCAGGGACGTGGAGGCGTACAAGAAAAAGATACTCCTGGGGCGCAAGGGCAGCCCCGCCGAAGTGGCAGTCGCGGTCGAATACCTGCTAAATCCAAAGAATACTTATATGACCGGGGCAACGATAGATGTCAACGGCGGATTGTACCTGAGATAA
- a CDS encoding phosphoribosyltransferase: protein MDDFERLKKEIAGGIYENGMLLTWYRNNPSGWKLASGAWSPFYINLRQITSFPRLYSKVIDAFCMMLDKNGISISEHKAVGIAMGGIALANGVSLRFGMPSLYTRKLPEGVSTKEEIGSYISSHGQHALVEGVLKNNDRLMLFDDVVTSMESKVMAINQISMEVEKRRLSGIAVEAVYVVVDRGFGKEKAKALGLELHSILTLEEIVNLLGDALAPKERDVMLDYLKDAKAFQDAGMQNELRRAAKE from the coding sequence ATGGACGACTTCGAAAGACTTAAGAAGGAGATAGCAGGCGGAATATACGAGAACGGGATGCTGCTGACATGGTACAGAAACAATCCATCAGGATGGAAGCTTGCAAGCGGCGCGTGGAGCCCGTTCTACATAAACCTAAGGCAGATAACTTCCTTTCCAAGGCTGTACTCCAAGGTAATAGACGCATTCTGCATGATGCTGGATAAAAACGGCATATCCATTTCCGAACATAAGGCTGTCGGCATAGCCATGGGCGGCATAGCCCTGGCAAACGGGGTTTCGTTAAGGTTCGGAATGCCTTCGCTCTATACAAGAAAACTTCCCGAAGGGGTAAGTACCAAGGAAGAAATAGGCAGTTACATATCTAGCCATGGCCAGCATGCCTTGGTTGAGGGCGTACTGAAAAACAACGACAGGCTTATGCTTTTCGATGACGTCGTGACATCAATGGAAAGCAAGGTGATGGCGATAAACCAGATAAGTATGGAGGTCGAGAAGCGCCGGCTAAGCGGAATTGCTGTCGAAGCAGTATATGTTGTGGTGGACAGGGGCTTCGGCAAGGAAAAGGCAAAGGCGCTCGGGCTAGAGCTTCATTCTATCCTTACGCTAGAGGAGATCGTGAACCTTCTTGGAGATGCGCTAGCGCCCAAGGAAAGGGATGTAATGCTGGACTACCTTAAAGACGCGAAGGCATTCCAAGACGCAGGAATGCAGAATGAGCTGAGGCGGGCTGCAAAGGAATGA
- a CDS encoding Transcription factor CBF/NF-Y/histone domain protein: MYITKSTVKKMLKGAGATRVSESALSYFQEQLEKIALKAASNSVKLSKHAKRKTVEESDVKLSFQ; encoded by the coding sequence ATGTACATAACTAAGTCTACGGTTAAGAAGATGCTGAAGGGCGCAGGCGCAACAAGGGTGAGCGAGTCTGCTCTGTCGTACTTCCAGGAGCAGCTCGAGAAAATCGCCCTGAAGGCCGCATCGAATTCAGTGAAGCTTTCAAAGCATGCCAAAAGAAAGACTGTGGAGGAATCGGACGTCAAGCTTTCCTTCCAGTGA
- a CDS encoding ribose-phosphate pyrophosphokinase, translated as MGAYDIVISDQDSEDLRARIAELSGLQSSGVNITRFHDGEFKMRLEKSGMNGKNVVLVHRLFPNPGDKTLELLLLCRKLGRDGARIHLVLPYMSYARQDREFLEGEIATIGILADILQSCCVGSITTVDMHSAAGLAMFKIPVKNLSASKLLSDYIVSNGLAPRPVVISPDKGGTERAQIVAKMLSAPCFSLEKHRDRVTGEVTTDASEIPVKDMNAIIIDDMIVSGNSTANAVKIIKGRGASSVTVAVTHGLFLDNAGKRIMDAGASEIISTNTLHNEYSKVDVSGMISESLLAGMD; from the coding sequence ATGGGAGCCTACGATATTGTAATAAGCGACCAGGATTCCGAGGATCTCCGCGCAAGAATAGCAGAACTGTCCGGACTTCAAAGTTCTGGGGTGAACATCACGCGCTTCCACGACGGGGAGTTTAAAATGAGGCTGGAAAAGTCCGGCATGAACGGCAAAAATGTCGTCTTGGTGCACAGGCTTTTTCCAAATCCCGGCGACAAGACGCTTGAGCTACTACTGCTGTGCCGGAAACTAGGCAGAGACGGCGCAAGAATACATCTGGTGCTGCCGTATATGAGCTATGCGAGACAGGACCGCGAATTCTTGGAAGGAGAAATTGCCACGATAGGGATATTGGCTGACATTTTGCAGAGCTGCTGCGTCGGATCCATAACCACTGTCGACATGCACAGCGCCGCAGGGCTTGCCATGTTCAAAATTCCTGTCAAAAACCTCTCGGCGTCCAAACTGCTTTCTGATTATATAGTATCAAACGGCTTAGCCCCAAGGCCTGTGGTAATATCACCAGACAAGGGAGGCACAGAGCGCGCGCAGATTGTGGCAAAAATGCTTTCTGCGCCGTGCTTTTCGCTTGAAAAACACAGGGACAGGGTTACTGGAGAGGTAACTACCGATGCATCAGAAATCCCTGTAAAGGATATGAACGCAATAATAATCGACGATATGATAGTATCTGGAAACAGCACTGCGAACGCGGTGAAAATCATAAAAGGCAGGGGCGCAAGCAGCGTGACCGTCGCGGTCACGCACGGCCTTTTTCTGGACAACGCCGGAAAAAGGATCATGGATGCCGGTGCAAGCGAAATAATCTCAACAAACACACTGCATAATGAATATTCAAAGGTTGACGTATCCGGCATGATATCCGAAAGCCTCCTCGCAGGCATGGACTAG
- a CDS encoding GCN5-related N-acetyltransferase: MHIRISAANAKVYLRTLEYGDAAAIAANANDKEIAESISDEGTFPHPYSEEDALSFIKRASEEAASGIGLHMGIFCVETDELVGVIGLSYINMHSKKSEVGFWIGRKFWGRGYGKAALRLMLAFGFARLGLNRIYGIAFASNERSIRMMQSVGMKEEARLRENGIKGGSLVDDVLLAILSKEFVQQDISIS; the protein is encoded by the coding sequence ATGCACATAAGGATAAGCGCGGCCAATGCCAAGGTGTACCTGAGAACTCTGGAATACGGGGACGCCGCGGCAATCGCAGCCAACGCGAACGACAAGGAGATAGCGGAAAGCATATCCGACGAAGGAACCTTTCCGCACCCTTATTCGGAGGAGGACGCGCTGTCTTTCATAAAACGCGCCTCCGAGGAAGCGGCAAGCGGCATAGGGCTGCACATGGGGATATTCTGCGTTGAAACTGACGAGCTCGTCGGAGTCATAGGACTGAGCTACATAAACATGCACAGTAAGAAATCCGAGGTCGGATTCTGGATAGGGAGAAAATTCTGGGGCAGGGGATACGGAAAAGCTGCGCTGCGGCTTATGCTGGCATTCGGCTTCGCAAGGCTCGGCCTGAACAGGATATATGGAATAGCCTTCGCAAGCAACGAAAGATCGATACGCATGATGCAGTCCGTCGGCATGAAGGAGGAGGCAAGGCTCAGGGAGAACGGTATAAAAGGCGGCAGCCTTGTAGACGATGTGCTGCTCGCCATATTATCAAAGGAATTCGTGCAGCAGGACATATCCATTTCATAA
- a CDS encoding orotidine 5'-phosphate decarboxylase translates to MNNYADRLLEAVNKKGNPCIVGLDPRLGGMPRFAISKGGAPEESVRSSIFEYHKCIIDAVHDLVPGVKLQSAFYEQYGIGGIAAMQDTIKYSKENGMVVIIDAKRGDIASTAEAYANAFLGESEVMGERAPVFDVDCITVSPYLGMDSIEPFIRACMKYGKGIFVLVKTSNPGSSDIQNAKMADGRELYARVAEMINSYSEKLVGERYGYSSVGAVVGATFPEEARRIRKMLPRSIFLVPGYGSQGGTAADAAECFNEDGLGAVVNASRSVTYSLSSPELERKDAMAEIREKARLMIADVNSALERKAGGDKK, encoded by the coding sequence ATGAACAACTATGCGGACAGGCTCTTGGAAGCCGTTAACAAAAAGGGAAACCCGTGCATTGTCGGACTCGATCCGCGCTTGGGGGGCATGCCCCGCTTTGCAATTTCAAAAGGCGGCGCACCAGAAGAATCAGTCAGGTCCAGCATTTTTGAGTACCACAAATGCATCATAGATGCGGTGCACGACCTGGTCCCGGGGGTGAAGCTGCAAAGCGCGTTCTACGAGCAATACGGCATCGGTGGCATTGCCGCAATGCAGGACACCATAAAATATTCAAAGGAGAATGGCATGGTCGTGATAATAGATGCCAAGCGCGGCGACATAGCTTCGACCGCAGAAGCATACGCCAACGCATTCCTTGGGGAATCCGAAGTCATGGGCGAGCGCGCGCCCGTTTTTGACGTGGACTGCATAACCGTTTCACCGTATTTGGGGATGGACAGCATTGAGCCTTTCATCAGGGCATGCATGAAATACGGGAAGGGCATTTTCGTTTTGGTAAAGACTTCGAACCCCGGCTCATCCGACATACAAAACGCCAAAATGGCTGACGGCAGGGAACTTTATGCGAGGGTCGCAGAAATGATAAATTCGTATTCGGAAAAGCTTGTGGGCGAAAGATACGGCTACAGCTCTGTGGGCGCCGTAGTAGGCGCTACATTCCCAGAGGAGGCAAGGCGTATCAGGAAAATGCTGCCGAGGTCAATTTTCCTTGTGCCAGGATACGGCTCGCAGGGAGGCACCGCAGCCGACGCCGCGGAGTGCTTTAACGAAGACGGCCTGGGCGCCGTGGTAAACGCCTCCAGAAGCGTAACCTACAGCCTGAGCTCGCCAGAGCTCGAAAGAAAGGATGCGATGGCAGAGATACGCGAAAAGGCAAGGCTCATGATAGCAGATGTAAACTCAGCTCTGGAGCGCAAGGCAGGAGGCGATAAAAAATGA